The Solanum lycopersicum chromosome 6, SLM_r2.1 genome has a window encoding:
- the LOC101248984 gene encoding probable sugar phosphate/phosphate translocator At4g32390 → MAKNTTLSGGVLKKVILSYTYLAIWIVLSGTVIVYNKYILDKKLYNWPFPISLTMIHMGFCSSLAFFLVRILKLVELFTLSRRVYLTCVLPIGALYSVSLWLSNSAYIYLSVSFIQILKALMPVAVYTIGILLKKESFKKSTLCNMLAISIGVAIAAYGESKFDSFGVSLQLLSVLVEATRLILIQILLNSKGIKLNPIATLYYVAPSCFLFLSIPWVFVELPVFKERGFSLDFDLMVFGSNCLCAFALNLAVFLVVGKTSALTMNIGGVVKDWLLIAFSWSVIKDRVTPLNLVGYGLAFLGVAYYNHQKLQKLKEKEAEKKFQQNDDEEEGGGRTNVDR, encoded by the coding sequence ATGGCAAAAAACACCACCCTTTCCGGCGGAGTACTGAAAAAAGTAATTCTTTCGTATACTTACTTAGCAATCTGGATTGTCCTCTCCGGCACTGTCATTGTATACAACAAATACATACTTGATAAAAAGCTCTACAATTGGCCTTTTCCAATTTCTCTTACAATGATTCACATGGgtttttgttcttctttagCTTTCTTCCTCGTACGTATCCTCAAATTGGTTGAACTTTTCACCTTATCCCGCAGAGTGTATTTGACTTGCGTTTTACCCATTGGTGCCCTTTACTCTGTTTCACTATGGCTATCAAATTCTGCTTATATTTACCTCTCTGTTTCCTTCATTCAAATACTTAAAGCTCTAATGCCAGTTGCAGTTTACACAATTGGGATTTTGTTGAAAAAAGAGAGTTTTAAGAAATCCACATTGTGTAACATGTTGGCAATTTCAATTGGGGTTGCTATTGCTGCTTATGGTGAATCAAAGTTTGATTCTTTTGGGGTTTCACTTCAATTACTTTCTGTTTTAGTTGAAGCAACTAGATTAATCTTGATTCAGATTTTGTTGAACTCAAAGGGAATTAAGCTAAATCCTATAGCTACACTATACTATGTAGCTCCAAGTTGCTTTCTTTTCTTGTCAATTCCATGGGTTTTTGTTGAACTTCCAGTTTTTAAAGAAAGGGGTTTTAGTTTAGATTTTGATTTGATGGTTTTTGGTAGTAATTGTTTGTGTGCATTTGCATTAAACTTAGCTGTGTTCTTAGTTGTTGGAAAGACTTCAGCTTTAACAATGAATATTGGTGGGGTTGTTAAAGATTGGCTGCTTATAGCATTTTCTTGGTCTGTGATTAAAGATCGTGTGACTCCATTGAATTTGGTTGGATATGGATTAGCATTTTTGGGAGTTGCTTATTATAATCATCAGAAATTGCAGAAATTGAAGGAAAAAGAAGCAGAAAAGAAGTTTCAGCAgaatgatgatgaagaagaaggtgGAGGCAGGACTAATGTTGACAGGTAG
- the LOC101261037 gene encoding pentatricopeptide repeat-containing protein At4g21065-like, producing the protein MQHLPSKSKLFHSLHTSLSLSLTSKNRAAEQNCLSLLQLCDSLPKLLQLQSHIFKLGLQSNPLVLTKFTSISSELNAIAHASSFIFSPYVETHYFDTFLFNTIIRSYAVTSYFKDNALCLYGKMLSYGIWPNKFTYPFVLKACAGIGELKLGQTVHGSVVKLGFDDDSHVLNTMIHMYCCCDGGVEYGRKVFDEMPNWDSVGWSAMIGGYVRWGLSSEAVGLFREMQVVGIEPDEVTMVCLLSACIDLGALELGKWLEAYIERENVPKSVVLWNALIDMFAKCGDVDKALSLFRSMSRRNIVSWTSVIDGMAMHGRGTEAVSLFEEMKNDGVVPDGVSFIGLLTACSHSALVEQGKGYFYSMTKEFGISPKIEHYGCMVDLLCRAGHVQEALDFVKRMPIKPNPVIWRTLITACRAHGELTIGEKITKELIKYEPMHESNYVMLSNIYAKMFSWEKKTMIREVMAKKGMRKVPGSTMIELYNKIYEFVSGDKSHSEYKIIHQMVDDIGKEIRKAGFVASTSEVLLDIDEEDKEGAVNRHSEKLAIAFALMKTPPGTPIRIVKNLRVCEDCHSATKFISKTYKREILVRDRNRFHRFVDGVCSCKDFW; encoded by the coding sequence ATGCAGCATTTACCTTCAAAATCAAAGCTATTCCATTCACTTCACACATCACTATCACTATCACTCACCAGCAAGAACCGAGCAGCAGAGCAGAATTGCTTATCTCTCCTCCAACTTTGCGATTCTCTGCCTAAACTACTTCAACTTCAATCCCATATCTTCAAATTAGGCCTGCAAAGTAACCCCCTTGTGCTCACAAAATTCACTTCCATTTCCTCTGAACTTAACGCCATTGCTCACGCTTCATCATTCATCTTTTCCCCATATGTTGAAACCCATTACTTTGATACCTTTCTTTTCAACACCATTATCAGAAGTTACGCTGTAACTAGTTATTTTAAGGATAATGCTTTGTGTTTGTATGGTAAAATGTTAAGTTATGGTATTTGGCCTAATAAGTTTACGTACCCTTTTGTGCTTAAGGCTTGTGCTGGGATTGGTGAGTTGAAATTAGGCCAGACTGTTCATGGGTCAGTGGTGAAACTTGGGTTTGATGATGATTCTCATGTTTTGAATACTATGATTCATATGTATTGTTGCTGTGATGGTGGGGTTGAGTATGGGCGGAAGGTGTTTGATGAAATGCCTAACTGGGATTCGGTAGGGTGGAGTGCCATGATAGGTGGTTATGTGAGATGGGGTTTGTCTAGTGAGGCTGTAGGGTTGTTTAGAGAAATGCAGGTTGTTGGGATAGAACCTGATGAAGTTACGATGGTTTGTTTGTTGTCTGCCTGCATAGATTTGGGTGCGCTTGAGCTAGGGAAGTGGCTCGAGGCATATATCGAGAGGGAGAATGTTCCAAAGAGTGTTGTTCTTTGGAATGCTTTAATTGATATGTTTGCAAAATGTGGTGATGTTGATAAAGCTCTAAGTTTGTTCAGGAGCATGAGTCGAAGGAATATTGTTTCTTGGACTTCAGTTATAGATGGTATGGCGATGCATGGCCGGGGAACTGAGGCTGTTTCTTTATTTGAGGAGATGAAGAATGATGGGGTTGTACCTGATGGTGTTTCCTTTATTGGGTTACTTACTGCTTGTAGCCATTCGGCCTTAGTTGAGCAAGGTAAGGGATACTTTTATTCGATGACAAAGGAATTCGGGATTTCACCTAAGATAGAACACTACGGATGCATGGTTGATCTGTTATGTAGAGCTGGACATGTGCAAGAAGCATTGGATTTTGTTAAGAGAATGCCGATTAAGCCAAATCCGGTAATTTGGAGAACACTTATTACTGCTTGCCGTGCTCATGGTGAGCTGACGATTGgtgaaaaaataacaaaagagcTGATAAAATATGAGCCTATGCATGAATCTAATTACGTAATGCTTTCTAACATTTATGCAAAAATGTTTTCTTGGGAAAAGAAGACCATGATTAGGGAAGTTATGGCAAAGAAGGGAATGAGAAAGGTTCCAGGGAGCACTATGATTGAACTATACAACAAAATCTATGAATTTGTGTCAGGAGATAAAAGTCATAGTGAGTACAAAATTATTCATCAGATGGTGGATGATATTGGGAAAGAGATTAGAAAAGCTGGATTTGTTGCTTCAACATCAGAAGTGTTGCTTGATATCGATGAAGAAGATAAAGAAGGAGCTGTAAATAGGCATAGTGAAAAGCTTGCTATTGCATTTGCCCTTATGAAGACACCTCCTGGAACTCCTATCCGAATCGTGAAAAACTTACGAGTCTGTGAAGATTGCCACTCTGCGACTAAATTCATTTCGAAGACTTACAAGCGAGAAATATTGGTCAGGGACAGAAACCGATTTCACCGTTTCGTAGATGGGGTTTgctcatgcaaagacttttgGTAG
- the LOC101260736 gene encoding uncharacterized protein isoform X1: MRKLSVFLSIGFAHRSSKFRSSNNHHNALRFYSNISPSPSKNHGLLAHYRSLVEQGKLQHDPYQEKVATELENLLGRLEQYEKDMEEYHEKLAQWEDNRESRRRKLLMEEAEAKQQGAFKPINKSRNIFQRWMSRKPEDVEEGVGKWVSYLNREKKLDSQVGRRPAAPPAPKGLYLYGNVGSGKTMIMDMFYKASEGIVKHRRRFHFHEAMLEINEHMHKIWKSQMEQKSLQSSISGWVMNLPFDSKVKEWVAAEERYKQEVHMKNILLDVADKFLVNQADRRRGASILCFDEIQTVDVFAIVALSGILSRLLSTGTVLVATSNRAPTDLNQDGMQKEIFQKLLKKLEEHCETVLIGSEVDYRRLIAQRSIDQVHYIWPLNSNIKREFEDIWNKISKQAGGSIISHTIPVMFGRTLEVPESCNGVARFNFEYLCGRPLGAADYIAVAKNYHTVFISDIPIMSMRIRDKARRFITLIDELYNHHCCLYCSAETSVEDLFQGTAEGTLFDLESFQFETEIEGTKLRRDVLAEGNVSSGGAPSGITTMLSGQEEMFAFRRAVSRLIEMQTPLYVEAVQHVHPYFDSLHNESENYSVN, encoded by the exons ATGAGAAAactttctgtttttctttctATCGGATTCGCTCATAGATCCTCTAAATTCCGCAGCAGCAATAATCATCATAACGCTCTTCGTTTTTACAGCAATATTTCCCCTTCTCCCTCCAAGAATCATG GACTTCTTGCACATTACAGGAGTCTTGTTGAACAGGGAAAGCTGCAGCATGATCCTTACCAAGAAAAAGTTGCTACTGAACTAGAAAATCTTCTTGGAAGGTTGGAGCAATATGAAAAGGACATGGAGGAATATCAT GAAAAACTTGCACAATGGGAGGATAATAGGGAAAGTCGGAGGCGTAAGCTTCTTATGGAGGAAGCTGAGGCCAAACAACAAGGTGCATTTAAACCAATAAACAAATCTCGCAATATTTTCCAAAGATGGATGTCTCG GAAACCTGAAGATGTGGAAGAAGGAGTCGGGAAATGGGTTTCATATCTCAATCGAGAGAAGAAGTTAGATTCACAAGTCGGTCGACGTCCTGCTGCTCCTCCAGCCCCCAAAGGACTATATCTATATGGCAATGTTGGGAGTG GGAAGACAATGATTATGGATATGTTTTATAAGGCCAGTGAAGGCATTGTTAAACATCGAAGAAGATTTCACTTTCACGAG GCAATGCTTGAAATTAATGAACATATGCATAAAATTTGGAAGAGTCAGATGGAACAAAAGTCTCTGCAGTCAAGTATTTCTGGTTGGGTCATGAATCTTCCTTTTGATTCAAAAGTTAAAGAATGGGtagctgctgaagaaagataTAAGCAAGAGGTGCACATGAAAAACATTCTTCTGGACGTAGCTGACAAGTTTCTTGTTAACCAGGCAGATCGTAGGAGAGGTGCTAGCATCCTTTGCTTTGATGAAATACAG ACAGTTGATGTTTTTGCAATTGTGGCATTATCTGGAATTCTCAGCAGATTGCTGAGTACTGGAACTGTTCTGGTGGCGACCAGTAATCGTGCACCAACAGATTTAAACCAG GATGGCATGCAAAAGGAGATCTTTCAAAAGCTACTAAAAAAACTTGAGGAGCATTGTGAAACTGTTCTAATTGGCAGTGAAGTTGATTATCGCCGCCTTATTGCTCAGAGATCTATAGACCAG GTCCATTACATTTGGCCTCTAAATAGCAACATTAAACGAGAATTTGAGGATATCTGGAATAAAATTAGTAAACAGGCCGGAGGAAGTATCATTTCACATACTATTCCTGTGATGTTTGGAAG AACATTAGAAGTTCCTGAGAGCTGCAATGGGGTGGCGCGGTTCAACTTTGAATATCTGTGTGGTCGGCCG CTAGGAGCAGCAGACTACATTGCAGTGGCTAAAAACTATCACACTGTTTTCATTTCTGATATTCCTATTATGAGCATGCGTATCCGTGACAAG GCGCGAAGGTTTATTACCCTCATTGATGAATTATACAATCATCATTGTTGCCTATATTGCTCAGCTGAGACTTCAGTAGAGGATCTATTTCAAGGAACAGCAGAAGGAACACTTTTTGATTTGGAAAG CTTCCAATTTGAGACAGAGATAGAAGGTACAAAGCTCCGGCGAGATGTTTTAGCCGAAGGCAATGTTAGTTCAGGAGGTGCTCCATCTGGCATTACTACCATGCTATCTGGTCAAGAGGAGATGTTTGCATTTCGACGAGCT GTCTCGCGTTTGATTGAGATGCAGACACCTTTGTACGTTGAAGCAGTTCAGCATGTCCATCCCTATTTTGATTCTTTGCACAATGAGTCTGAAAACTATAGTGTCAATTAA
- the LOC101260736 gene encoding uncharacterized protein isoform X2: MRKLSVFLSIGFAHRSSKFRSSNNHHNALRFYSNISPSPSKNHGLLAHYRSLVEQGKLQHDPYQEKVATELENLLGRLEQYEKDMEEYHEKLAQWEDNRESRRRKLLMEEAEAKQQGAFKPINKSRNIFQRWMSRKPEDVEEGVGKWVSYLNREKKLDSQVGRRPAAPPAPKGLYLYGNVGSGKTMIMDMFYKASEGIVKHRRRFHFHEAMLEINEHMHKIWKSQMEQKSLQSSISGWVMNLPFDSKVKEWVAAEERYKQEVHMKNILLDVADKFLVNQADRRRGASILCFDEIQTVDVFAIVALSGILSRLLSTGTVLVATSNRAPTDLNQDGMQKEIFQKLLKKLEEHCETVLIGSEVDYRRLIAQRSIDQVHYIWPLNSNIKREFEDIWNKISKQAGGSIISHTIPVMFGRTLEVPESCNGVARFNFEYLCGRPLGAADYIAVAKNYHTVFISDIPIMSMRIRDKARRFITLIDELYNHHCCLYCSAETSVEDLFQGTAEGTLFDLERSRV; this comes from the exons ATGAGAAAactttctgtttttctttctATCGGATTCGCTCATAGATCCTCTAAATTCCGCAGCAGCAATAATCATCATAACGCTCTTCGTTTTTACAGCAATATTTCCCCTTCTCCCTCCAAGAATCATG GACTTCTTGCACATTACAGGAGTCTTGTTGAACAGGGAAAGCTGCAGCATGATCCTTACCAAGAAAAAGTTGCTACTGAACTAGAAAATCTTCTTGGAAGGTTGGAGCAATATGAAAAGGACATGGAGGAATATCAT GAAAAACTTGCACAATGGGAGGATAATAGGGAAAGTCGGAGGCGTAAGCTTCTTATGGAGGAAGCTGAGGCCAAACAACAAGGTGCATTTAAACCAATAAACAAATCTCGCAATATTTTCCAAAGATGGATGTCTCG GAAACCTGAAGATGTGGAAGAAGGAGTCGGGAAATGGGTTTCATATCTCAATCGAGAGAAGAAGTTAGATTCACAAGTCGGTCGACGTCCTGCTGCTCCTCCAGCCCCCAAAGGACTATATCTATATGGCAATGTTGGGAGTG GGAAGACAATGATTATGGATATGTTTTATAAGGCCAGTGAAGGCATTGTTAAACATCGAAGAAGATTTCACTTTCACGAG GCAATGCTTGAAATTAATGAACATATGCATAAAATTTGGAAGAGTCAGATGGAACAAAAGTCTCTGCAGTCAAGTATTTCTGGTTGGGTCATGAATCTTCCTTTTGATTCAAAAGTTAAAGAATGGGtagctgctgaagaaagataTAAGCAAGAGGTGCACATGAAAAACATTCTTCTGGACGTAGCTGACAAGTTTCTTGTTAACCAGGCAGATCGTAGGAGAGGTGCTAGCATCCTTTGCTTTGATGAAATACAG ACAGTTGATGTTTTTGCAATTGTGGCATTATCTGGAATTCTCAGCAGATTGCTGAGTACTGGAACTGTTCTGGTGGCGACCAGTAATCGTGCACCAACAGATTTAAACCAG GATGGCATGCAAAAGGAGATCTTTCAAAAGCTACTAAAAAAACTTGAGGAGCATTGTGAAACTGTTCTAATTGGCAGTGAAGTTGATTATCGCCGCCTTATTGCTCAGAGATCTATAGACCAG GTCCATTACATTTGGCCTCTAAATAGCAACATTAAACGAGAATTTGAGGATATCTGGAATAAAATTAGTAAACAGGCCGGAGGAAGTATCATTTCACATACTATTCCTGTGATGTTTGGAAG AACATTAGAAGTTCCTGAGAGCTGCAATGGGGTGGCGCGGTTCAACTTTGAATATCTGTGTGGTCGGCCG CTAGGAGCAGCAGACTACATTGCAGTGGCTAAAAACTATCACACTGTTTTCATTTCTGATATTCCTATTATGAGCATGCGTATCCGTGACAAG GCGCGAAGGTTTATTACCCTCATTGATGAATTATACAATCATCATTGTTGCCTATATTGCTCAGCTGAGACTTCAGTAGAGGATCTATTTCAAGGAACAGCAGAAGGAACACTTTTTGATTTGGAAAG GTCTCGCGTTTGA
- the LOC101260443 gene encoding uncharacterized protein At2g34160, with translation MEGITEGVNKMSVSETQKKNRIQVSNTKKSLFFYVNLSKRYMQQYNEVELSALGMAISTVVTIAEILKNNGFAVEKKIRTLTVDMRDEPGARPIPKAKIEIVLGKTEKFDELMAAEAEQNGDNEEQQN, from the exons ATGGAAGGAATCACAGAGGGAGTGAACAAGATGAGTGTCTCAGAGACACAAAAGAAGAACAGAATCCAAGTTTCTAACACTAAGAAATCACTCTTCTTTTATGTTAATCTCTCAAAG AGGTATATGCAACAGTACAATGAAGTGGAACTTTCTGCTCTTGGGATGG CTATTTCCACAGTGGTTACCATTGCTGAAATTCTGAAGAACAATGGATTTGCTGTTGAGAAGA AGATCAGGACACTCACTGTGGACATGAGGGACGAACCAGGAGCCCGACCAATACCAAAAGCAAAG ATTGAAATAGTGCTGGGCAAGACTGAGAAGTTTGATGAGTTAATGGCTGCAGAAGCCGAGCAAAACGGGGACAATGAGGAGCAGCAGAACTGA
- the LOC101259852 gene encoding endoglucanase 16, with amino-acid sequence MNTNISILKAFRTFVVAWFIIFEGVHGDINYQEALTKSLIFLEAQRSGKLPPNHRPSWRGDSALQDGKSANVDLVGGYYDAGDNVKYGLPMAFTITTLAWAAIAYHSQLQSAGELENVRSAIKWGTDYFLKASVKRNCLYVQVGDPVKDHECWTRPENMKTPRTVLMIDQKNPGTEIAAETSAAMAAASIVFRGTDLSYSRKLLNKAKQLFQFGKSYKGTYDGECPFYCSFSGFHDELLWAATWLYRATKRPTYLEFITEEATTATVAEFSWDLKYAGAQILLSKFYFEGEKDLANFKQQADGFICSNHPQSPHHQVHMSPGGLIHLRDGANSQYVTGAAFLFSAYSDYLAKYKQTVSCGDKKFNSADLMAFAKQQMDYLLGKNPRGKSYMVGFGNKPPTQAHHRGSSVPQMSPNKLVDCSMSFVNWYNTEKPNANELTGAIVGGPDKNDNFEDRRSSSSMTEPTTYTNSLAVGVLAKLTKHHSSS; translated from the exons ATGAACACCAACATTTCTATATTGAAGGCATTTAGAACCTTTGTTGTAGCATGGTTCATTATATTTGAAGGTGTACATGGAGATATTAATTATCAAGAGGCTCTTACCAAATCCCTTATTTTTTTGGAGGCACAAAGATCAGGGAAACTTCCTCCTAATCATAGACCTTCATGGAGAGGAGATTCTGCCCTTCAAGATGGAAAATCTGCTAAT gtggaCCTTGTTGGAGGATACTATGATGCTGGAGATAATGTAAAATATGGGCTTCCAATGGCTTTCACTATAACAACCTTAGCATGGGCTGCTATTGCTTATCACTCACAGCTCCAATCTGCTGGAGAATTGGAAAATGTTCGCTCTGCCATCAAATGGGGCACTGATTATTTCTTGAAAGCTAGTGTCAAGCGCAATTGCCTCTACGTCCAG GTTGGGGATCCAGTGAAAGATCATGAATGTTGGACAAGGCCAGAGAACATGAAAACGCCGAGAACTGTGCTAATGATAGACCAGAAAAATCCTGGAACAGAAATTGCTGCTGAGACTTCTGCAGCAATGGCTGCTGCTTCTATTGTATTTCGTGGAACTGATCTTTCCTATTCCCGTAAACTTCTCAATAAAGCCAAACAG CTTTTTCAGTTTGGCAAGAGCTATAAAGGAACCTATGATGGGGAATGTCCTTTCTATTGCTCCTTCTCTGGCTTTCAT GATGAGTTGTTGTGGGCTGCAACATGGTTGTATAGAGCAACCAAGAGGCCAACATACTTGGAATTCATCACAGAAGAGGCTACTACTGCTACTGTAGCTGAATTTAGCTGGGACCTTAAATATGCTGGAGCTCAAATACTCCTATCTAAG TTCTATTTTGAAGGGGAGAAAGATTTAGCAAACTTTAAGCAACAAGCTGATGGTTTTATTTGCTCAAACCATCCTCAAAGTCCCCATCACCAGGTTCACATGTCTCcag GGGGTCTGATTCACCTTAGAGATGGAGCCAATTCTCAATATGTTACTGGTGCAGCTTTTCTGTTCAGTGCTTATAGTGATTATCTAGCAAAGTACAAGCAAACGGTCAGTTGTGGTGATAAAAAGTTCAATTCTGCTGATCTCATGGCTTTTGCCAAGCAACAG ATGGACTATCTATTAGGGAAAAACCCGAGAGGAAAATCATACATGGTTGGTTTTGGGAACAAACCTCCAACTCAAGCTCATCATAGAGGTTCCTCTGTTCCACAAATGTCTCCAAATAAATTGGTGGACTGCTCCATGAGTTTTGTTAATTGGTATAACACTGAAAAGCCCAATGCTAATGAGCTAACAGGTGCCATTGTTGGTGGTCCTGATAAAAATGATAACTTTGAAGATCGTCgttcaagttcatccatgactGAGCCAACAACATATACAAATTCTTTGGCCGTTGGTGTCCTTGCAAAGCTCACGAAGCACCATTCCTCGTCTTGA
- the LOC138349401 gene encoding mitogen-activated protein kinase kinase kinase 20-like has translation MAKLLWKRGIITLGEGSYGVVSLACTSNALFRGVTLPSLIAVKSCNLSASHSLKEEVKILRMFKHSPCTVHCYGAKVSFEDKVYLYNLYLSNCNSLPEFEVKKHTKNVLPGLSCIHNNGIIHCDNILLVGRDKTANGDVVLNKIKFEEPKFQNSKLYNEAQDFLEKCLVKNPSTRWTADMLLNHPFLLHSSKAANTAKTRKRKSGSMSLLHKPIQKVTFKIGNH, from the coding sequence ATGGCGAAATTATTGTGGAAGAGAGGCATTATTACTCTTGGAGAAGGTAGTTATGGTGTCGTCTCGTTAGCTTGTACGTCCAATGCACTATTTCGTGGTGTTACTCTTCCATCTCTCATTGCCGTCAAATCTTGCAACTTGAGTGCTTCTCATTCGTTGAAAGAAGAAGTCAAAATCCTCCGAATGTTCAAACATTCTCCTTGCACTGTTCACTGTTACGGAGCTAAGGTCTCTTTTGAGGACAAAGTATATCTTTACAACTTATATCTTTCAAACTGCAATTCACTGCCGGAGTTTGAAGTTAAGAAACACACGAAGAATGTTCTTCCAGGACTTAGTTGCATTCACAACAATGGAATTATTCACTGTGACAACATTCTCCTTGTGGGCAGGGACAAAACTGCCAACGGTGATGTTGTGTTGAACAAAATCAAGTTTGAGGAACCAAAGTTTCAAAATTCGAAGTTATATAATGAGGCTCAAGATTTTCTGGAAAAATGTCTTGTGAAGAATCCGAGCACGCGTTGGACTGCAGACATGCTCTTGAACCATCCTTTTCTGTTGCATTCATCCAAAGCAGCCAACACTGCAAAGACAAGGAAGAGGAAAAGTGGTTCAATGTCCCTTCTGCACAAACCAATCCAGAAGGTGACATTCAAGATCGGCAATCATTAA